A region of Catharus ustulatus isolate bCatUst1 chromosome 9, bCatUst1.pri.v2, whole genome shotgun sequence DNA encodes the following proteins:
- the LOC117000049 gene encoding uncharacterized protein LOC117000049 gives MEGVSQILIQLARDGKLSVKAKDIQACLEWLLKDGAITYPRDIFGPEGWGACTQALAEHAMATKSAKHLKVWGTILQLLKRGMEEKETMWAARKALGLDCYGRLPFTEEQETQVEKDELEIEPKQEGSDSEILTAQEEKGEEKQVQEKIMARVCLTCGIMKPMSEGSCLGCIKKAYPVTGKRLNPPQYPWDDLREAERKARSTQPAPSPAPLPSTPPQFVDPEEWLPGLAMKAPEDPLEMAAEIASPEAGRGADGQRWREREVLRPEKGNQWRAPDKHPDIAEEVEELSEQLAAAWGTEEGGDAAAVGSRKPGREPGRLGGTSRAGKAQVNDHQVQMNLQQLQQLVNEITAEVEKQKRLLRTRSPVPPSQTEPSGIKFTDWRLIADECILGGLTLRPIATAYPVKAVAGGGVEWVALEPKAVQHLAATIEAKGLGHPLTLTLLDSIHAGGLLPWDLRNLGKIVLKPTAFLMWKDSWIQRLREELTHACRSIFPQVLK, from the coding sequence ATGGAAGGGGTGAGTCAGATTCTCATCCAGTTAGCTCGAGACGGAAAGCTTTCAGTGAAAGCGAAAGATATACAAGCGTGTCTCGAGTGGCTCCTGAAAGATGGAGCGATAACCTATCCGCGGGATATTTTTGGCCCGGAAGGATGGGGGGCATGCACGCAAGCGCTGGCGGAGCATGCGATGGCTACCAAATCAGCCAAACATCTGAAAGTGTGGGGCACAAtcttgcagctgctgaagcggggtatggaggaaaaggagactaTGTGGGCGGCACGCAAGGCACTGGGGTTGGACTGCTACGGTCGCCTCCCGTtcactgaggagcaggaaaCGCAAGTAGAAAAAGATGAATTAGAAATAGAGCCAAAACAGGAAGGCTCGGACTCTGAAATTCTAacagcacaagaggaaaaaggggaagaaaagcaagtgcAGGAAAAGATAATGGCTCGTGTGTGCTTGACTTGTGGGATTATGAAACCAATGTCTGAAGGGTCGTGTCTGGGATGTATAAAGAAAGCATATCCGGTAACTGGAAAGAGGTTGAACCCTCCGCAGTACCCCTGGGACGATTTGCGGGAGGCAGAGCGTAAAGCACGGTCCACGCAGCCTGCTCCCTCGCCAGCTCCGTTGCCATCCACGCCACCACAGTTTGTGGACCCAGAGGAATGGTTGCCTGGGCTAGCAATGAAAGCCCCGGAGGATCCGTTGGAGATGGCAGCAGAAATAGCCAGTCCGGAAGCTGGACGAGGAGCAGATGGGCAAAGATGGCGCGAGAGGGAAGTGCTGCGCCCAGAAAAGGGGAACCAGTGGCGGGCCCCTGATAAGCATCCTGACATTGCAGAGGAGGTTGAGGAGCTCTCCGAGCAGCTTGCGGCTGCATGGGGGACAGAAGAGGGGGGAGACGCGGCAGCGGTCGGAAGCCGGAAACCGGGTCGGGAGCCTGGTCGGCTTGGGGGTACCTCTCGGGCCGGGAAGGCGCAAGTTAATGACCACCAAGTGCAGATGAACCTGCAGCAGTTACAGCAATTAGTTAATGAAATAACTGCAGAGGTAGAAAAGCAAAAGCGTCTGCTTCGAACCCGGTCTCCTGTACCACCCTCCCAAACAGAACCATCCGGGATAAAATTCACTGATTGGCGACTTATAGCAGATGAATGCATATTGGGGGGTCTGACTTTGCGACCCATTGCTACCGCTTATCCTGTAAAGGCAGTAGCCGGGGGGGGAGTGGAATGGGTGGCCCTAGAGCCCAAAGCCGTACAGCACCTCGCGGCTACCATAGAGGCTAAAGGATTGGGCCATCCCCTCACATTGACATTGTTAGATAGCATTCATGCTGGGGGACTTTTGCCATGGGACTTACGCAATCTGGGAAAAATAGTGCTGAAGCCCACTGCTTTTCTGATGTGGAAGGACAGTTGGATTCAGCGACTAAGAGAGGAACTAACCCACGCGTGCAGATCGATATTTCCACAGGTACTGAAGTAG